ACCGATGCCACCTCCCGGTCCGTCGCCCACGGCGAGGCCTGGCTCGACCGCTACGGCGTGCTCACCCGCGGCTCCGTCGTGGCCGAGGACGTGCTCGGTGGTTTCGCGCTGGCCTATAAGGTGCTCTCCGGTTTTGAGGAATCCGGCAAGGCCATGCGCGGCTACGTCATCGATGGGCTCGGCGCCGCGCAATTCTCCACGCCCGCCATCATCGACCGCCTGCGTGGGCTGGCCGATTCCCCGGATGTTACCGGCTGGCCGTCTGGTACCACCGAGCCCGAGACCTTTGTCCTCTCCGCCTGCGACCCGGCCAATCCCTACGGTGCGGCCCTGCCGTGGCCGCAGCGCGACGACGCCGACGGCAAAGCCACCGGCGGGCCGACCCGTTCGGCAGGCGCGCTGGTAGTGCTTATCGACGGCCTACCCATCGCCCACCTCACCCGCGGCGGCAAAACCCTCACCACCTTCCTGGAATCGCTGCCGGGTGGTATCGACCCAGCAGAGGTATATCCCCGCTTGGTAAGCGCGCTCACGGACATGGTGGCGAGGGGAGCGTTGTCCCCGTTGGTTATCGAAAAGTGCAATGGCAGCCCCATCCATAAAACCGATGCGGCGGCCCACCTGCGCGAAGCCGGCGCCGGAATTACGCCTAAGGGCGTGCGCATCTCTGCCCGCGCCGCTGCTCCGCGCACCCCACGTGCAGGACGCCGCGCGAGCGAGGCCATCGAAGAACTCAGCTTTGATGATCCGCCGCCCGCACCGCGCAATAATGGTGGCTTCCGCCCGCGCGGCGGGTACCGTCGCTAAAGATCCACTGGAGGTGTTATGCCCGAAGGCGATTCCGTCCTGCAGCTATCCAACCGCCTGCAGTTCATGGCCGGACGCGAGGTTACCGGCTGTTCCGTGCGCGTACCGCGCTATGCCACCGTGCATCTAGAAGGCATGGTGTGCGAGCGCGTCTGGCCTTATGGCAAGCACCTCTTCATGCAATTCGACCAGACCATCGTGCACACCCACCTCAAGATGGAAGGCACCTGGGCCATCCATTACGCAGGCGACCGCTGGCGCAAACCCGGACATACCGCGCGCATCGTCCTGCAGCTAGCCAACGCCCCGCGCGATATTGAGGTCGTAGGTCACCAGCTGGGCTTCGTGGATATCTATCCCGCCGACCACTACCACCAGCGCATCGCGCGCCTCGGTCCGGATATCCTCGACCCCCACTGGGACCGCGAGGAATCCCTGCGCCGGCTTAATGCCCGGCCCCAGCGCGCCATCGGCGCGGCGCTGCTCGACCAAAAGGTCGTCGCCGGCATCGGCAATGAATACCGCGCCGAGGCCTGTTTCCTATCGGGGGTCCACCCGGCCACACCAGTATCCGAGGTGGATACCGCCCGCATCCTCGACATCTCTCGGCGCATCATGTGGGCCAACCGCACTTCCCCGGTGCGCGTAACCACCGGCGTGCGCCGCGCCGGGGAGACGACCTATGTCTTCGGCCGCAACCGCAAGCGCTGCCGCCGCTGCGGCACCTTCATTACCAAGGGAGTGCTTGGTGGCGTGGATGCCGGCGGCGATGAAGGCGAACTCGAGCGCATCATCTGGTGGTGCCCGTACTGCCAGCCGCTTCACCCCGCGCAATAAGATTCCCGCGCTAGTGTGGGGGACATGCGTACCTTTCTTAACATCGTTTGGTTTATCACCGGCGGGTTCCTCCTAGCCCTTGCCTATTTCCTCTTTGGCATTATTGCCTGCATCTTCATCGTCACCATTCCAGCGGGCGTGGCGTCGTTCCGCATGGCTAATTTCGCCCTGTGGCCATTTGGCCGCTCGGTAGTGCAGCCGGTCAAGGGCAGCGGCTCCATGTCCACCTTCTCCAATATCGTCTGGTTCGTGGTCGCCGGCCTGTGGCTGGCCATTGGCCACGTCACCACCGCGGCGGCACAGGTAGTGACCATCGTGGGCATCCCGGCCGCGCTGGCCAACCTGAAGATGATCCCGGTGACTTGCTTCCCGTTCGGCCGCCGGATTGTGAACTCGGAGGACATTCCCTTCGGCTGGGAGCCGATGGTTAAGCTCTAAACCGCATTCCGCTGACACAACAAGCACGTTTCGCCCGATTTCGCGCTGATTTGGGGCAGAACGTGCTTGTTTTACATCGCCGTGGGGCGAGCGAGGCCATAAAGCAGCCGCGTTATCCGCCCCGCCGAGTGGGTGGGAGGGGATAACGCGGCTCAAAGTGGGCTTTAGCGGTTGGAGCGGTACCAACCGATGAGCTCATCGGTGGACTGGTCGCCGGAGTCGGCAGCCTCAGCGCCGGAGACGGCCGGGGCCAGGTCATTGGCCTGCTGCTTGCCCAGCTCCACGCCCCACTGGTCGAAGGAGTTGATATCCCAGATAACGCCCTGGGTAAACACGATGTGCTCGTAGAGGGCGATGAGCGCGCCGAGCACGGCGGGGGTGAGCTCCTCGGCCAGGATGGTGGTGGTTGGGCGATTGCCCGGCATGACCTTGTGCGGCACGACGGCCTCGTCTACGCCTTCGGCCGCGATTTCCTCTGCGGTCTTGCCAAAGGCCAGTACCTTGGTCTGGGCAAAGAAGTTGCCCATGAGCAGGTCATGCATGGAGCCGGAGCCATCGGCGGTGGGGAAGTCCTGCTTCGGGCGGGCAAAGCCGATGAAGTCCGCCGGGATGAGGCGCGTGCCCTGGTGCATGAGCTGGAAGAAGGCGTGCTGGCCATTGGTGCCCGGCTCGCCCCAGTAGATTTCCCCGGTGGATGGGGCGGTAACCGCGGTGCCATCGCGGCGCACGGACTTGCCATTGGATTCCATGGTCAGCTGCTGCAGGTAGGCCGGGAAGCGGCCAAGGTCCTGCGAGTAGGGCAGCACGGCGTGGGTCTGGGCGCCGAAGAAGTTGGTGTACCAAACGCCGAGGAGGCCCATGAGCGCCGGGACATTTTCTTCCAGTGGGGTGGTGCGGAAGTGCTCGTCCATGGCGTGGAAGCCCTCGAGGAAGCGCATGAAGTCCATCGGGCCGATGGTGCACATGAGGGACAGGCCGATGGCGCAATCCACGGAGTAGCGACCGCCGACCCAGTTCCAGAACGGGAACATGTTCTCGGTATCGATGCCGAACTCGGCTACCTTCTCCGCGTTGGTGGATACGGCGACGAAGTGCTTGGCCACGGCGGATTCATCACCATCGAATTGCTCGATGAGCCAGCGGCGCGCGGCGTGCGCATTGGTCAGCGTTTCCTGAGTGGTAAACGTCTTGGAGGCGATGATGAATAGGGTAGATTCTGCATCCAGGCCATCGAGCGTGGCGGCCATATCGGCCGGGTCAACGTTGGAGACGAACTCGGCCGAGATGCCAGCGACCTCATAGGAGCGAAGTGCCTTGGCCGCCATGGCCGGACCAAGGTCGGAGCCACCAATGCCGATGTTGACTACCTTTTTAATGGTGTGGCCGGTATGCCCCAGCCAAGCGCCGGAGCGCAGCGCGGTGGCAAAATCACGCATGCGGCCCAAGACCTCGTGGACATCGGCGGCAACATCCTGGCCGTCAACGGTCAAGTCATCTTCGGCCGGGATGCGCAGCGCGGTATGCAGCACGGCGCGGTCCTCGGTGTTATTGATGTGCTCGCCGGCGAACATGGCGTCGCGGCGGGCCTCAAGGTCGGCGGCCTTGGCTACCTCAACCAGCTGCTTGACGATGTCCCCGTCGATCAGGTTCTTCGACAGATCCACGTGCAGCCCGGCGGCGTCGAAGGTGAAGTTGCGGGCGCGGTCTGCATCGGCGGCAAAAAGCTCGTGGAGGTTGAGGTCCTTTTTGTCCTCATATACCTTCGCGAGCTCGCTCCACTGGGCAGATGCGGTGATATCCATGGTGGTAGGCCTTTCTGGCAACTAGCGCATTGGCAACATGTACCCCTCCCACCGTAGTCCAGAAAGGGCACCCGCGTCGGACCCTTCTAGAGGATGAGTGCGCCTGCCCAGCCGGCGATGAGCAGCGGAATATTGAAGTGGATAAAGGTGGGAATGACCGAGTCGCGGATGTGGTCGTGCTGGCCGTCCGCGCCGAGGCCCGCGGTGGGGCCGAGGGTGGAATCGGAGGCGGGAGAGCCGGCGTCGCCAAGCGCGCCTGCGGTGCCAATAAGCGCCACGGTGGCCGCGGGGCTAAAGCCCAGCGACATGCACAGCGGCACATAGATAACGGAAATGATGGGCAGGGTGGAAAAGGACGAGCCGATGCCCATGGTGACCACGAGGCCTACCACCAGCATCGCGCCGGCGGAGAGGACCTTATTGGTGCCAAAGAGGCTAGCGGTGGCATCTACCAGCGGGCCGACCTCATTGGTGGCCGTCATGACCGAGGCAAAGCCCTGGGCGGTGATCATGATGAAGCCGATGAGCGCCATCATCTTCATGCCATTGGTAAAGACATCGTCCGCGTGCTTCCAGTCCACCGCGCCGGTAAGCAGCAAAATGCCCAGGCCGGTCAGCGCGCCGACCATGAGGCCATCGGACTCGAAGTCGAGCGCCTGCATGACAATCTGCACCGCAAAGGTGGCAATGATGGCCACGACGGACACCCACACCTTATAGGCAGAGGGGGCCTCCTGGTGCTCCTCAGCCGCGATGGGCAGGTTTTCATAGTCGCGCGGCTTGCGGTAGCTAAAGAAGATGGCGATGAGTAGGCCGGCGAGCATGCCGAGCGCTGGCACGCCCATGACCTGCATGATATTGATATCGGAGGTATCAAGCCCCGCCTGCTGGATATTAAAGAGCAGGATGTCATTTAAGTAGATGGAGCCAAAACCCACCGGGATAAACATGTAGGTGGTGATAAGGCCGAA
The nucleotide sequence above comes from Corynebacterium tuberculostearicum. Encoded proteins:
- a CDS encoding Fpg/Nei family DNA glycosylase, producing the protein MPEGDSVLQLSNRLQFMAGREVTGCSVRVPRYATVHLEGMVCERVWPYGKHLFMQFDQTIVHTHLKMEGTWAIHYAGDRWRKPGHTARIVLQLANAPRDIEVVGHQLGFVDIYPADHYHQRIARLGPDILDPHWDREESLRRLNARPQRAIGAALLDQKVVAGIGNEYRAEACFLSGVHPATPVSEVDTARILDISRRIMWANRTSPVRVTTGVRRAGETTYVFGRNRKRCRRCGTFITKGVLGGVDAGGDEGELERIIWWCPYCQPLHPAQ
- a CDS encoding YccF domain-containing protein; this translates as MRTFLNIVWFITGGFLLALAYFLFGIIACIFIVTIPAGVASFRMANFALWPFGRSVVQPVKGSGSMSTFSNIVWFVVAGLWLAIGHVTTAAAQVVTIVGIPAALANLKMIPVTCFPFGRRIVNSEDIPFGWEPMVKL
- the pgi gene encoding glucose-6-phosphate isomerase translates to MDITASAQWSELAKVYEDKKDLNLHELFAADADRARNFTFDAAGLHVDLSKNLIDGDIVKQLVEVAKAADLEARRDAMFAGEHINNTEDRAVLHTALRIPAEDDLTVDGQDVAADVHEVLGRMRDFATALRSGAWLGHTGHTIKKVVNIGIGGSDLGPAMAAKALRSYEVAGISAEFVSNVDPADMAATLDGLDAESTLFIIASKTFTTQETLTNAHAARRWLIEQFDGDESAVAKHFVAVSTNAEKVAEFGIDTENMFPFWNWVGGRYSVDCAIGLSLMCTIGPMDFMRFLEGFHAMDEHFRTTPLEENVPALMGLLGVWYTNFFGAQTHAVLPYSQDLGRFPAYLQQLTMESNGKSVRRDGTAVTAPSTGEIYWGEPGTNGQHAFFQLMHQGTRLIPADFIGFARPKQDFPTADGSGSMHDLLMGNFFAQTKVLAFGKTAEEIAAEGVDEAVVPHKVMPGNRPTTTILAEELTPAVLGALIALYEHIVFTQGVIWDINSFDQWGVELGKQQANDLAPAVSGAEAADSGDQSTDELIGWYRSNR
- a CDS encoding Na+/H+ antiporter family protein, whose translation is MNAVLVAVIVMLVLALLRVHVVVALFLGAIVGGLMSGMGLDATMVAFQDGLGGGAKIALSYALLGAFAMGVASAGLPQVLANFLIRKLGGSGEADPKAALATKWMLILGLIAMSVMSQNLIPVHIAFIPLIIPPLLTVMNKLRLDRRLITTCLTFGLITTYMFIPVGFGSIYLNDILLFNIQQAGLDTSDINIMQVMGVPALGMLAGLLIAIFFSYRKPRDYENLPIAAEEHQEAPSAYKVWVSVVAIIATFAVQIVMQALDFESDGLMVGALTGLGILLLTGAVDWKHADDVFTNGMKMMALIGFIMITAQGFASVMTATNEVGPLVDATASLFGTNKVLSAGAMLVVGLVVTMGIGSSFSTLPIISVIYVPLCMSLGFSPAATVALIGTAGALGDAGSPASDSTLGPTAGLGADGQHDHIRDSVIPTFIHFNIPLLIAGWAGALIL